The Dysidea avara chromosome 11, odDysAvar1.4, whole genome shotgun sequence genome includes the window GGGTACACATATTGTTGTACAATTATAGTTCCAGGGGCGGAGAAataggggaggggggggggggggcagaggGGGCAACTGCCCCCAAACTTTTACAAGTGGAGGGGCAGTACCCCCTCACCttttccaatgcccagttgccaaagtaaagcaactattttagtcattagccaacttactttgcctttatttactgggatttgtggtaaaggttatgcaagcatggaacactgcatgaatcagtactgggagtgcacgagatcaatatactctaatagagaagtcacctaactactctaatagaacattcagcgaaTCATCATTCGCCCTGctatatgcaattaattcaatatgTCTTCATTAACATTTATATCTATATGTATTATAATCAACAgcatgagtctatctgaaatgccttcatttactgatATATCTAATTGTACAGCATCTCAATGATATTCATTGCATAGCAGTATCCTATTTAAGTACACAAGTTCCACtgaaaatgttctcagatttgacatccaaatctcaaaattttcctatgGGGGcataatgattttaaaacactttgtaacttaaAGCCAACCCACATGACTCCCCCCCACTTTTAAGTACTATTCTCTGCCCCTGTATAGCTCCATACAACTGATGGCATTTTAACTTTGTCGTGGCACAAagttacaaataatattatgttaacaAGCAAGTATATGGAAAATTTACAAGCTATACAGTAGGGATTGTTGCAATAAAAAGTTCTTTAGAAAGGAGCTATAGGGATCATCTGAAGTGAATTTTACACCTACTTGTGCCATTTTGTTAATTATGTGGAGTTGCATTCAAAATCAGTTGATGATCCAAGCAAATAAGATGCAACTCACTGGACGTATTTTCTAACAGTTTTCTGAGCATGATGCCTTCTATTGGGCCACCATCCCAGTGATtcacagagagagagagaggtaCTACTGAGGGATGGTCTGCCCTTCGTCTTCAATTTCGACGACATTGTTACTAACTATTATCATTGTACGCAGCCACGTGTGCACAATGTATTTGCTATTGTAAAAAAAGCACTCTGTATTGTAATGTTGTAAACTTACTAATTTTTACTTACACTTCAACACTTCTTTAATTAAAGCATCTGTTGCATAACCATGATGAGTTGTGCCACTTGTTACAATGTGTATGCAATCTGAGTACTAAGTGACTCCTTTTATTATAGGATCTCCACCTCATGTTGATGGATACAACTTCAATCCTTATGTTTTAAAATATGAAGGAAGCAACTTAACATTAATCACTGAAATATCCAGTGATCTGCCATTGTCCAGTGGTGAAATAAAGTGGATAGGATTTCACCGACCTTTACCCTCTACTGCTGTAGTGGATAACTACACTACTGATGGAGTACTATACAGTAGACTATCACTATATGAGTTGTCATTTGAAGATGACACTGGAAACTATACCAACATTGTTAGTAATCAGTGTGGAACCTCCTCTGTATCTGTGTACATTGATGTGAGGAAAGGTAGGGGACTTGATTTGTTATAAAGTTGTTGAGATATTGTTGTGTTTATCCTCCAGCTCCCATTGTGTGTAACAACTCAGGTAGTGTGGCTGTACCACAAAAGGATATTATGACAGTTAAAGGAGAGTCCATTGTACTTCAGTGTCTATTTAAAGGAAACTTGAAGATTTTATGGCCATCAATGTCAAGCTATTGGATGATCGGATCCCATGGTCAACACACAGAACCCACATACATTATGGACAATTCTACCGACCCATATCGTATTGCTGTTTACCAAACTTGTTTAAGTGAAGATGGATCTTGTTGTAACTTTACTAACCAACTTAATATCCTGAAAGTTCCTTTAGGATTAAATGGTGTTGAACTAAAGTGTGCTGAAATTATTGACGAGCTAGTATACTCTCATTCTGCTAAGATAGGTAAGTGTGTTATGCAGCATATAGTAGGCTAGAGCCTATTATGTTTTGTAAAATTAATGCTTTTGAACAATACTCCAAAACTTTCCCTATTGATGCCCAGTTGTGtgtcctattatgctccaaatatgctcatataaaagtgtgtcttgactgctcaaTTACAGTATCTGTTAACATTCTATTAGGATATATTTCAACATgccgtgactgttctattagagcatatccaTCTTTTATTATAATCTTTCCTTCTCAACATAGctgtaaattttatttttactgtggTTGCACCCTATCTTATTCTGCATCATGTGAAATAGGCAGAGTCTCAacttctctgataaccaatacacaaaaattgtgcctattatACTGGCATTGTACTCAATGCTTtggttacctattatgccccaaattatgcggTGCAGGCCTAGTATATAGAAGGTGAATCTGACATATTAAGAAAAATACAAGAATCTGACTATATATTATGTACCAATGTGTAGTATCATAATATtgcatatcatgataaatttcTATCACTATTTATTATTATGAATCTTAATTTTGTAGCACTTTTGCACATAGTATACACAAAAAATGTAGTAGAGTAAATTTATTTTCTTTGGAGACTTTCAGTAGGTGGCATTATGCCACTTTTCATATTTTTTGCTACCATGGATTCATGCTgacttatatatatatcatgataatttattgtatcatgataaaagagtgcaataattgtgataatcatggattagatttctagagcatgtgtacaatagCATAGTCAACAGTATTCTGTGTTGTGCTAGCTTATATGCTCCATAAATGGATGTACTTATAAATTGATGAgcattatataattatgcaaagACTATGTCCGGGTCTTGAAGTGAATACAGAACAACTTAACGAATGTAAATGTAAAAACGTATTTTGAAATGTCATTGTCATGTCTGTGTCCATGTCCAACCATATTCCTACTACCCTAATATGAAGGCCAGCTTCCAAAACACAGTACATATTATAATTTTCTGAAGCTCTTTAAGACATCAAGCATCCCAACTCAGTACTAAGTATGGACAAACTCAGGTGCACAAACATGTTTTTAGCATGAAAACATGTTTGTTACAGCACAAAACCATTGGTAGAAAACATACATTTTCACCTAAAGGAGCTCTGGTGAAATAGAAACTGATGCAATTTTTATCCACACAGCTGTTTATGCCCCACCAAAAGTCACCGATGGTCCTAAAAAACACATCAAGACTAAACTCAATGACAGTATATCACTTCAGTGTCAGTTTAGAGCACCTATTAGGGTGACAATAGTGGTGTGGTTAAAGGATAATTTACCAGTGAagaacacacaacactacaacaTCATTACTACCACTAATCCTGGAGTAGATGACTTGATTGTGTCTAACCTAAACATCAATACTATCACTAGTGAAGATGAAGGCACTTATACTTGTTACTGCTACTACAACAGAACAATGGTCACATCCAGTAAGACTGTTGTTTCTAATAAAATGTCTACAACAGTACATCTTAGGAAAGGTACAGATTAGACAGACCTCACTTAAAGTagaatgtattttgtaattgtaGAGAGTAGTGGTGGTACAGATGTGACATGGATTATAGTTGCTGGTATAGCTATTGCTTCAGTTGGAGTGTTGATGGTATGGAGTGTTGGCCTCACTCTATATTGTCagtttgtaataaaaagaagaaaTTTTAAAGGTCAGCATAAGAAGATTCCTGAAATACTAGCAATAAGTGTTTAAATCTTGTAGAGGTGAACCAGTCTGCTGGTAGTGTACACGATGATGCTGTGGAGTCTTTGGTAGATAATCATTATACCAATCCAGTGGCAGGTAAAATTGGCATACACATCATCAGAGTCCAAGATGATAAACAAATTAACGCCAATGGTATTTCCCGAGTATCCAAGAGTACAAGGTACCTGTGGAACAATTACAGTCACCAAAGTACCAACAAGACTCCTTTAGACATTTTGTGAATCACAAATGATGTTACTATAGTGCTTCAACAAGAGCAGCAGTTGCCACATGTTGCCACTACAGCTACAAATTAAAGTGCTACATGCATGTATAGACATATATGTATCACAATTAAATGCTACATGCACGAACAGGTAACTAAATGTACTGTAAAATCCTTTTTGTTTAGAATATGGGACATTTAATTCTTTGAAAAGTCcgcttgtttacaagcagcacAGAGCAGTTCAGCAAACAGATGGTGTGATGCAACCACAAGTGAATACCAATGTAGTACAAggtatgtgtatatacatatatgtcaTATTGTACATATTGAATTAATTTGAAAtaatttgtgcatgcatgcacactgtaGCTACTTACATCCACCATAATATGATAGTTCATTTTACTTAATGTCTTTACTGTACAGTATCGTTAAGTTGTACTGATATCATTAAATTGTAGCTACTGCATGGTGTATTTAAAAAATACCACAATTAAAACTGCTAGCAATTACATACTGCTGCTAGTTTCTATTATCTGATTATAATTAATGCCCATGTGATTTTATTATCTCAATTACATATTTAGAAATTCAACACAATTGTTATAACAGCTGTTACAAAGTGTTAGGATTGTCCTACAGTTAGTGCATGCATGAATCACTATATTGTGACTGGAATTGAACAATTACTGCAAATCCTTGGCTCACGGAAGAGGGGGGAAACAAAAGTAAGGTTTATGAGAGTATAAGCAGAAGCAATCTTTTATTATTGTTCCTGATGCATTCTGAGGTACAGTTCTCAACTACTATACTTTTTGCTTTTGCTTTCAGAGGAGTGGTAGTTTGTCAAAACTAAAATTAAACcacatacagtgaaaccccCATCAGTGAACACTTCCTGACTCAATGTCATAATCCCAGGTattgatccagaaataaaccaaTATTGGTGGTTAGCTCAGATTTTAAGTTGAATTTACATTGGGGAAAGAGCTGACAATGCTATTACAGTGAAACACACAGTATCATGATAGCTCTTGTACACTTATCATGTTTTATGTAAATACCAGTACAGGCTGACCATGAGTTAACACCAGTGGTTAAAAAACAAATAAATCacatttatagaactttgcgtaagcgagatcaaagggaaaagtgttctttaaatttcataaagtacactttagggaaaacagtgctttattgcaccacaaatggtgctttattagcattatTTGTGGTGCAATACAGCACTTTTTATGGGAAATAAAGTACAGTTGCCCATGTTCCCTAATAGCCTGCAACGCTcatgccagtacgactaatcacccaagccagtgaaggctgat containing:
- the LOC136238033 gene encoding hemicentin-1-like isoform X1, whose protein sequence is MRDRFTIERTSLHKSLAILCLYVYAVLSTNVTITSFPQLGVDTVCDNQDVTLMCHTDQTTGNMITWYWSNQSQHGDTITVVARMTEVVFTCMVSDQGREIGRANITVSANGSPPHVDGYNFNPYVLKYEGSNLTLITEISSDLPLSSGEIKWIGFHRPLPSTAVVDNYTTDGVLYSRLSLYELSFEDDTGNYTNIVSNQCGTSSVSVYIDVRKAPIVCNNSGSVAVPQKDIMTVKGESIVLQCLFKGNLKILWPSMSSYWMIGSHGQHTEPTYIMDNSTDPYRIAVYQTCLSEDGSCCNFTNQLNILKVPLGLNGVELKCAEIIDELVYSHSAKIAVYAPPKVTDGPKKHIKTKLNDSISLQCQFRAPIRVTIVVWLKDNLPVKNTQHYNIITTTNPGVDDLIVSNLNINTITSEDEGTYTCYCYYNRTMVTSSKTVVSNKMSTTVHLRKESSGGTDVTWIIVAGIAIASVGVLMVWSVGLTLYCQFVIKRRNFKEVNQSAGSVHDDAVESLVDNHYTNPVAEYGTFNSLKSPLVYKQHRAVQQTDGVMQPQVNTNVVQAVTCATITLSCDVIVLLDNV
- the LOC136238033 gene encoding hemicentin-1-like isoform X2, whose protein sequence is MRDRFTIERTSLHKSLAILCLYVYAVLSTNVTITSFPQLGVDTVCDNQDVTLMCHTDQTTGNMITWYWSNQSQHGDTITVVARMTEVVFTCMVSDQGREIGRANITVSANGSPPHVDGYNFNPYVLKYEGSNLTLITEISSDLPLSSGEIKWIGFHRPLPSTAVVDNYTTDGVLYSRLSLYELSFEDDTGNYTNIVSNQCGTSSVSVYIDVRKAPIVCNNSGSVAVPQKDIMTVKGESIVLQCLFKGNLKILWPSMSSYWMIGSHGQHTEPTYIMDNSTDPYRIAVYQTCLSEDGSCCNFTNQLNILKVPLGLNGVELKCAEIIDELVYSHSAKIAVYAPPKVTDGPKKHIKTKLNDSISLQCQFRAPIRVTIVVWLKDNLPVKNTQHYNIITTTNPGVDDLIVSNLNINTITSEDEGTYTCYCYYNRTMVTSSKTVVSNKMSTTVHLRKESSGGTDVTWIIVAGIAIASVGVLMVWSVGLTLYCQFVIKRRNFKEVNQSAGSVHDDAVESLVDNHYTNPVAEYGTFNSLKSPLVYKQHRAVQQTDGVMQPQVNTNVVQVTGLIAETLLVLFFICNAV
- the LOC136238033 gene encoding hemicentin-1-like isoform X3 gives rise to the protein MRDRFTIERTSLHKSLAILCLYVYAVLSTNVTITSFPQLGVDTVCDNQDVTLMCHTDQTTGNMITWYWSNQSQHGDTITVVARMTEVVFTCMVSDQGREIGRANITVSANGSPPHVDGYNFNPYVLKYEGSNLTLITEISSDLPLSSGEIKWIGFHRPLPSTAVVDNYTTDGVLYSRLSLYELSFEDDTGNYTNIVSNQCGTSSVSVYIDVRKAPIVCNNSGSVAVPQKDIMTVKGESIVLQCLFKGNLKILWPSMSSYWMIGSHGQHTEPTYIMDNSTDPYRIAVYQTCLSEDGSCCNFTNQLNILKVPLGLNGVELKCAEIIDELVYSHSAKIAVYAPPKVTDGPKKHIKTKLNDSISLQCQFRAPIRVTIVVWLKDNLPVKNTQHYNIITTTNPGVDDLIVSNLNINTITSEDEGTYTCYCYYNRTMVTSSKTVVSNKMSTTVHLRKESSGGTDVTWIIVAGIAIASVGVLMVWSVGLTLYCQFVIKRRNFKEVNQSAGSVHDDAVESLVDNHYTNPVAEYGTFNSLKSPLVYKQHRAVQQTDGVMQPQVNTNVVQAQDDLH